Proteins found in one Nerophis lumbriciformis linkage group LG27, RoL_Nlum_v2.1, whole genome shotgun sequence genomic segment:
- the LOC133570126 gene encoding vascular cell adhesion protein 1-like, producing MFFSRMLFSLSFLGFLSDFGVSCCDEDCADKPVFSLPRLVVEFGAAASASCSVCQSACHDKKFGLEKSVGTENRNGTTISWTIDRMDQWSSSAMCYYTIVNGPQCCSILPVIVYQYPQKVHLEWIRQDGPLLEGQQYTLSCAVEKVAPVKNLIVEFLEGSRLLAKYDIKNSREKKPSDKVFMHNITASKDINGGYYSCQAKLDLGPEGPLQRVVKSGTLLSTVHYKPQLSGPSNLGLITLSTGDSLRLNCSAEGNPRPSYNWTLPSLASAQSPFTGDVFAVDSVTTAHTGQYICSVSNSMGSTTAHFNVEVQANYMYIILAVAAAVVVLVVLAFIVVYIHCYRLNKTGKYNLKDVLRLRQPHVALPTGEL from the exons ATGAGGACTGTGCAGACAAGCCTGTCTTCAGTCTGCCCAGATTGGTGGTGGAGTTCGGCGCGGCAGCGTCCGCCAGCTGCTCCGTGTGTCAGAGCGCTTGCCACGACAAGAAGTTTGGCCTGGAAAAATCAGTCGGGACCGAAAACCGTAACGGGACCACCATTTCATGGACCATCGACAGAATGGACCAGTGGTCTTCATCCGCCATGTGCTACTACACCATCGTAAATGGCCCCCAGTGCTGTAGCATCCTGCCAGTGATTGTTTATC AGTACCCACAAAAGGTCCATTTAGAATGGATCCGTCAAGACGGACCGCTGTTGGAGGGTCAACAGTACACGCTGTCCTGTGCAGTGGAGAAAGTGGCTCCAGTTAAAAATCTgattgtggaattcctggaagGGTCCAGATTGTTGGCTAAGTACGATATAAAGAACAGCAGAGAGAAGAAGCCGTCTGACAAGGTGTTCATGCACAACATCACTGCCAGCAAAGATATTAATGGCGGGTATTACAGCTGTCAAGCCAAGCTGGATTTAGGACCTGAGGGGCCACTCCAACGTGTGGTGAAATCTGGCACGCTCTTATCAACAGTTCACT ATAAGCCTCAGTTGAGTGGTCCGTCCAATTTGGGACTAATCACACTTTCGACTGGAGATTCGCTTCGCCTCAACTGCTCCGCCGAGGGCAACCCAAGACCCTCGTACAATTGGACTCTCCCATCATTGGCATCCGCTCAATCCCCTTTCACTGGCGATGTTTTCGCTGTGGACTCTGTAACCACGGCGCATACAGGACAGTACATCTGCAGTGTCAGCAACAGCATGGGGTCAACCACTGCTCACTTTAACGTGGAAGTACAGG CCAACTACATGTATATTATTTTAGCGGTGGCAGCAGCGGTTGTCGTGCTTGTGGTCCTCGCCTTCATCGTCGTGTACATCCATTGCTACCGACTTAACAAGactgggaagtacaacctgaaagACGTGTTGCGTTTGCGCCAACCACACGTCGCCTTGCCCACCGGGGAGTTGTAA